In Clostridium sp. DL-VIII, the following proteins share a genomic window:
- a CDS encoding methyl-accepting chemotaxis protein encodes MKWFKSNKNIDMNSNEEVVLKLEQNDKLGLEKNMNDDKYINYGVLHIEKKLGEYMDEEVKVSQSLDEINDTYSQISNIQDTISSLDSNFNDFSQYANKINGVMNRSEVAVKQADDKMGELAEKINGTCTQLDLITEAFHTLENNSKNIQDLSNSITDIASSTNLLALNASIEAARAGEAGKGFAVVAEEIRKLSASTTELVSGIDGSVKTLYDSIDSLRKEIESSKTAIRDNFEYAQNVQKDFKQVTDCTNEVKEFSEHIITGIERTSSELNGAAIGVGSIAELVASFGDKLNNLKLRMSKRSIIICDIINFLQQIENILADSFSRKNKNIN; translated from the coding sequence ATGAAGTGGTTTAAATCAAATAAAAATATAGATATGAATTCGAATGAGGAAGTAGTTTTAAAATTAGAGCAAAATGATAAGTTAGGTTTAGAAAAAAATATGAATGATGATAAATATATTAACTATGGTGTATTACATATAGAAAAAAAGCTTGGAGAATATATGGATGAAGAGGTTAAAGTAAGTCAATCTCTTGATGAAATAAATGATACATATTCACAAATTAGTAATATACAAGATACCATTAGCAGCCTTGATTCTAATTTTAATGACTTTAGTCAATATGCAAATAAAATTAATGGTGTTATGAATCGCTCTGAAGTTGCAGTTAAACAAGCGGATGATAAAATGGGAGAATTAGCAGAGAAAATCAATGGTACATGTACTCAGCTTGATTTAATTACAGAAGCCTTTCATACATTGGAGAATAATTCTAAAAACATTCAAGACCTGTCAAACAGTATAACAGATATAGCTAGTAGCACAAATCTTCTTGCATTAAATGCATCAATTGAGGCTGCCAGGGCTGGAGAGGCTGGAAAAGGATTTGCTGTAGTAGCGGAAGAAATAAGAAAATTATCAGCATCTACAACTGAGTTAGTAAGTGGGATTGATGGAAGTGTTAAGACTTTGTATGACAGTATTGATTCATTAAGGAAAGAAATTGAAAGTTCAAAAACAGCAATTCGTGATAATTTTGAGTATGCACAAAATGTTCAAAAAGATTTTAAACAAGTAACTGATTGTACAAATGAAGTTAAAGAATTTAGTGAACATATAATTACAGGCATTGAACGTACAAGCTCTGAGCTTAATGGAGCTGCAATAGGAGTGGGTTCTATAGCTGAACTGGTAGCCTCATTTGGGGATAAGTTAAATAATTTAAAATTAAGGATGAGTAAAAGATCAATTATAATTTGTGATATTATTAATTTCTTGCAGCAAATTGAAAATATATTAGCAGATTCATTCAGCAGGAAAAATAAAAATATAAATTGA
- a CDS encoding FIST N-terminal domain-containing protein: protein MKYKIGKSVKNNFDEAISEATIGLNSPKLILFFSNVDRFEGYAEKIKEKFNSSIVIGSTTFAGFCKDGAYKNGLLLMGIEDGIECYGGVLEEVERYPLKYVDRITECVNKFHDTSNTVCFEISSALISCEELALSTLNSVLEDKKIPLFGGSAGDPGRAEKTMISFNGKVYSNACAFVIIKNLSGRIKLYRENIYKPTEHYFTATKVDVRNRIVHEYDNKPAAKVMAEALNTTINELPKYLDSYPLGRIIGSDMYITANQMVTENNGMAYHARVYNNSKMVLLEPDAYKNVIRQTINKVKKDVPNPSLSIMVNCLARSMLFEKDGYLNEFAKNMSGALGDYIGFAGYGEQLGEQHFNQTMVLAVFE from the coding sequence GTGAAATACAAAATTGGAAAAAGTGTTAAAAATAATTTTGATGAAGCAATATCTGAAGCTACAATTGGTCTGAATTCACCTAAACTAATATTATTTTTTTCTAATGTTGATCGGTTTGAAGGGTATGCTGAAAAAATAAAAGAAAAATTTAATAGCAGCATTGTTATTGGATCTACTACTTTTGCAGGTTTCTGCAAAGACGGAGCCTATAAGAATGGATTGCTTTTAATGGGGATTGAAGATGGAATTGAATGTTATGGAGGGGTATTAGAAGAAGTAGAGCGTTATCCATTGAAATATGTTGATAGAATAACAGAGTGTGTAAATAAATTTCATGATACTTCTAATACTGTATGTTTTGAAATTTCTTCCGCATTAATTAGTTGTGAAGAATTAGCTTTATCTACGTTAAATTCTGTACTTGAGGATAAGAAAATTCCGTTGTTTGGAGGATCAGCAGGTGATCCTGGAAGAGCTGAGAAAACTATGATTTCTTTTAATGGAAAAGTGTATAGTAATGCGTGTGCCTTTGTAATAATCAAAAATTTAAGCGGTAGAATTAAATTATATAGAGAAAATATTTATAAACCAACAGAACATTATTTCACGGCAACTAAAGTAGATGTAAGAAATCGCATAGTTCATGAATATGATAATAAACCAGCTGCAAAAGTAATGGCTGAGGCATTAAATACAACTATTAATGAGCTTCCTAAATATTTAGATAGTTATCCACTTGGAAGAATTATTGGAAGTGATATGTATATTACTGCTAATCAAATGGTCACTGAAAATAATGGGATGGCATATCATGCAAGAGTATATAACAATTCGAAAATGGTACTTTTAGAACCAGATGCGTATAAAAATGTTATTAGGCAAACAATAAACAAAGTAAAAAAAGATGTTCCAAATCCATCATTATCAATTATGGTAAACTGTTTAGCAAGGTCAATGCTTTTTGAAAAAGATGGATATTTGAATGAATTTGCAAAAAACATGAGTGGTGCTTTGGGGGATTATATTGGGTTTGCAGGTTACGGAGAACAACTTGGAGAACAACATTTTAATCAAACAATGGTTCTTGCTGTATTTGAATAG
- a CDS encoding M3 family oligoendopeptidase → MIDESLKLSELPYERVTIETFEKEASDIINEFTRAKSGEEQFEIHKRYYSLMNKVSTAMILASLRHDGDVSNKFYEEEQEYYDKISPRIESFKVKYQKLLFESQYRIYFEKIIGTVPFKDIELKLKAFDDMLIPLKQEENALVSKYNKLIAKTNVEFRGETLSLSLLGKYLKSKDRETRIEAAKARSGKLITIADELDEIFDKLVANRNEQAKLMKYENYVELGYYNMQRNSYDKNDVANFRSQVKKYLVPFATKMHEERRKRLGIEKLDFVDEGTYFLDGNPVPIGSADDIFAAGKKMYNELSTETSEFFNFMLDHELFDVLGRANKAAGGYMDMLMTYKAPIIFANFNGTSGDVDVITHECGHAFQGYLTRDDEILEHNNITMETAETHSMSMEFFTGKWMELFFGNRAEDYRKMQVEDAIAFVPYGCMVDEFQEIIYTKPELTTAQRREVWKQLEKEYKPHLAYMDDEFYSEGRRWQMQKHIYNYPFYYIDYCLAQTCALQFKGMMDEDYNDAWDKYIEFCRQSAKDYFPNMLNKVGLKSPFEEGFVKELVDKIK, encoded by the coding sequence ATGATAGATGAAAGTCTCAAATTATCAGAACTTCCATATGAGAGAGTAACAATTGAAACTTTTGAAAAGGAAGCATCGGATATAATTAATGAATTTACTAGAGCTAAAAGTGGTGAAGAACAATTTGAGATTCATAAAAGATATTATAGTTTAATGAATAAAGTAAGTACTGCTATGATTTTAGCATCTCTAAGGCATGATGGAGATGTATCAAATAAGTTTTATGAAGAGGAGCAGGAGTATTATGATAAAATATCTCCTAGAATTGAAAGTTTTAAGGTGAAGTATCAAAAGCTGCTCTTTGAGTCTCAGTATAGAATTTACTTTGAGAAGATTATAGGAACAGTACCATTTAAAGATATTGAGCTTAAGCTTAAAGCTTTTGATGATATGCTTATTCCTCTTAAACAAGAAGAAAATGCTCTAGTATCAAAATATAATAAGTTAATAGCTAAGACTAATGTAGAATTTAGAGGGGAAACACTTAGTCTTTCGCTACTTGGAAAATATCTGAAGTCAAAGGATAGAGAAACTAGAATTGAGGCGGCAAAAGCTAGAAGTGGAAAACTTATCACTATTGCAGATGAATTAGATGAAATTTTCGATAAGCTTGTAGCTAACCGCAATGAACAGGCCAAATTAATGAAATATGAAAATTATGTTGAACTAGGTTATTATAATATGCAGCGTAATTCTTATGATAAAAATGATGTTGCTAATTTTAGAAGTCAAGTTAAGAAATATTTAGTTCCATTTGCAACTAAAATGCACGAAGAGCGAAGAAAGCGGCTTGGAATAGAAAAACTGGACTTTGTGGATGAAGGAACTTACTTCCTTGATGGAAATCCTGTTCCGATCGGAAGTGCTGATGATATTTTTGCAGCGGGTAAAAAAATGTATAATGAGTTATCTACTGAAACAAGTGAATTTTTTAACTTTATGTTAGATCATGAGCTATTTGATGTATTAGGACGAGCTAATAAAGCAGCTGGTGGTTATATGGATATGTTAATGACTTACAAGGCACCAATTATATTTGCTAATTTTAATGGCACAAGTGGAGATGTGGATGTTATAACTCATGAATGTGGTCATGCGTTCCAGGGATATTTAACAAGAGATGATGAAATATTAGAACATAATAATATAACTATGGAAACGGCAGAAACTCACTCTATGTCAATGGAATTTTTTACAGGTAAATGGATGGAATTATTTTTTGGAAATAGGGCTGAGGATTATAGAAAAATGCAGGTTGAAGATGCTATAGCATTTGTACCCTATGGATGTATGGTGGATGAATTTCAAGAAATAATATATACAAAACCAGAACTGACCACAGCTCAAAGAAGAGAGGTTTGGAAGCAGTTAGAAAAAGAATATAAGCCTCATCTTGCTTATATGGATGATGAATTTTATAGTGAAGGTCGCAGATGGCAGATGCAAAAACACATATATAATTATCCATTCTATTATATAGATTATTGCCTTGCTCAAACTTGTGCACTTCAATTTAAAGGAATGATGGATGAAGATTATAATGATGCCTGGGACAAATATATAGAATTTTGCAGACAGTCAGCTAAAGATTATTTTCCTAACATGCTTAATAAGGTTGGACTTAAAAGTCCGTTTGAAGAGGGGTTTGTAAAAGAACTTGTTGATAAAATAAAATAA
- a CDS encoding MFS transporter, which yields MKGNKNFWRYIGGRFVSLNGSGIQTIALPLYVLDSTGSGTLMGILSMFILIPILMTAPFAGVIGDRSDRRNIMIAMDFGRGILVCILAVIAMRGNCNIYILFILQIFISIMDSIFNSSSMALMPDLVSKDELMEANSIKSGFDAASNIIGPMLGGVIYGIWGIQAVFYINSASFVISAVFSILITYRKKAVQTEKINMRIFLHKNHEILKFIVSKKGLFQLFTFAMFANFFLAPLFDVVMPYVLKKEVGFTSEQYGYIAGFLAVGALFGNISILMYFKKLGLKQLMRYGFVFETILRTAVCGLVFPSIVSIYGGATWMLFISIGSLCMMMEFFNAFVNTSIGTNLQNLVPDKMRSRFFAIFGMFAQGAMPLGTLLFGILLDLVKYYNILIAMNLLVIIAVIIFLLKACDEAYEAKI from the coding sequence ATGAAAGGTAATAAAAACTTCTGGAGGTATATAGGTGGAAGGTTTGTATCTTTAAATGGAAGCGGTATACAAACCATTGCCCTTCCATTATATGTCCTTGACTCAACAGGCTCCGGAACGTTAATGGGAATTTTGTCAATGTTCATACTAATTCCAATACTAATGACAGCACCTTTTGCCGGTGTGATTGGAGATAGAAGTGATAGAAGAAATATTATGATAGCTATGGATTTTGGGCGAGGTATATTGGTTTGCATTTTAGCAGTCATAGCAATGAGAGGAAATTGTAATATATATATTTTATTTATATTGCAGATATTTATATCAATAATGGACAGTATATTTAATTCTTCATCTATGGCTCTAATGCCAGATTTAGTATCTAAAGATGAACTTATGGAAGCTAATTCTATTAAGAGCGGTTTTGATGCAGCATCTAATATCATTGGACCAATGTTAGGCGGAGTAATTTATGGAATATGGGGAATACAAGCTGTATTTTATATAAACAGTGCTTCCTTTGTGATTTCAGCAGTATTTTCTATTTTAATTACTTATAGGAAGAAAGCAGTTCAAACAGAGAAAATAAATATGAGAATTTTTCTTCATAAAAATCATGAGATATTAAAATTCATCGTAAGTAAAAAAGGATTATTTCAATTGTTTACCTTTGCTATGTTTGCAAATTTTTTTCTTGCACCTCTATTTGATGTAGTAATGCCATATGTTTTAAAGAAGGAAGTTGGATTTACCTCAGAACAATATGGATATATTGCAGGTTTTTTAGCAGTAGGTGCGCTATTTGGGAATATTAGTATACTAATGTATTTTAAAAAATTAGGATTAAAGCAACTTATGCGTTATGGGTTTGTTTTTGAAACTATTTTAAGAACGGCTGTTTGTGGATTAGTCTTTCCGAGTATAGTAAGTATATATGGAGGAGCAACTTGGATGTTGTTTATATCAATAGGAAGTCTTTGCATGATGATGGAATTCTTTAATGCCTTTGTAAATACTTCAATTGGGACAAACCTTCAAAATTTAGTTCCAGATAAAATGAGATCCAGATTTTTTGCTATATTTGGAATGTTTGCACAAGGAGCTATGCCTTTAGGAACTTTATTATTTGGAATTCTGCTTGATTTAGTAAAGTATTATAACATTTTAATTGCTATGAACTTATTAGTTATTATAGCCGTAATAATTTTTCTATTAAAAGCTTGCGATGAAGCTTATGAAGCAAAAATTTAA
- a CDS encoding DUF2087 domain-containing protein: MDIKSNELFWSAEVEEVKKGFIEYEDEYKCIICEEAFQKGRIYEINSALYDAGKAAELHVKEKHGSMLEYMLDMNSSFTGISEVQRELIKLIAKGLSDKEIAKELGVAQSTIRNHRYKLREKEKQAKLFLAMMDLLANEANRKINKLDKETICDAPKTATTLDDRYNITDKEKKSVIENYMNENGGLKSYPSKEKKKIIILGEIVKNFSKEKMYPEKELNRILKRIYEDYATIRRALIEYGFIERTNDCNSYWIKE, from the coding sequence GTGGATATAAAGTCAAATGAATTATTTTGGAGCGCAGAGGTAGAAGAAGTAAAGAAAGGTTTTATTGAGTATGAGGATGAATATAAATGCATAATTTGCGAGGAGGCCTTTCAAAAAGGAAGAATATATGAAATTAATTCAGCATTATATGATGCGGGAAAGGCAGCAGAACTGCATGTGAAAGAGAAACATGGTTCAATGCTTGAATATATGCTTGATATGAATTCGAGCTTTACTGGAATATCAGAAGTTCAAAGAGAATTAATTAAATTAATAGCTAAAGGATTAAGTGATAAAGAGATCGCAAAGGAGCTCGGTGTTGCTCAATCAACAATAAGAAATCATCGCTATAAATTAAGGGAAAAAGAAAAACAGGCAAAATTATTTTTAGCCATGATGGATTTACTTGCAAATGAAGCAAATAGGAAGATAAATAAGCTTGATAAGGAAACTATCTGTGATGCACCTAAGACTGCAACTACTTTAGATGATAGATATAATATTACAGATAAAGAAAAGAAGAGCGTAATTGAAAATTATATGAATGAAAATGGCGGCTTGAAGAGTTATCCTTCTAAGGAGAAAAAGAAAATCATTATATTAGGAGAGATAGTCAAGAATTTTTCTAAAGAAAAGATGTATCCTGAGAAAGAGCTCAATAGAATTTTAAAGAGAATATATGAAGATTATGCAACAATAAGAAGAGCTTTAATCGAATATGGATTTATAGAAAGAACTAATGATTGCAACAGCTATTGGATTAAGGAGTAA
- a CDS encoding PHP domain-containing protein, with product MIDLHIHTTSSDGSDEPKDILIKAEQIGLKYIAITDHDSIGAYEKLKKLNIHEYFKGKIIPGCEFSVVHDGKPIEVLGYGLDLDTISSMGIVSDEKFLERENTYLEKMMEVCRNLNITYSKTLSVKGKYFATQLMHADLKKYPENEKNFTKDVWESLNAFYRTCVNNEESPFFLDQTKNYFTVPEIAAIIKKAGGKSFLAHLYGYFADDHKEFLDSIISLNALDGIECYHSLHSVDRTKALLDYCKNNKLYSSGGSDYHGKLKPTVKLGESIQGTKIPYDILKPWLPLNLI from the coding sequence ATGATTGATTTACACATTCACACAACCTCATCTGATGGTTCAGATGAACCCAAAGATATACTGATAAAAGCTGAGCAAATAGGCTTAAAATATATAGCTATTACAGATCATGACTCAATTGGTGCCTATGAAAAATTAAAAAAACTTAATATACATGAATATTTTAAAGGTAAAATTATTCCTGGCTGCGAATTTTCTGTTGTTCATGATGGGAAACCTATCGAAGTATTAGGCTATGGCCTTGACCTTGATACCATAAGTTCCATGGGTATAGTTTCAGATGAAAAGTTTCTTGAAAGGGAAAATACTTATCTTGAAAAGATGATGGAAGTATGCAGAAACCTTAATATAACATATAGCAAAACTCTATCTGTTAAAGGTAAATATTTTGCAACACAACTAATGCATGCTGACCTAAAAAAATACCCTGAAAATGAAAAGAACTTTACTAAAGACGTTTGGGAAAGTCTTAATGCATTTTATAGAACCTGCGTAAATAATGAAGAAAGTCCTTTCTTTCTTGACCAAACCAAGAATTATTTCACAGTACCAGAAATTGCTGCTATTATAAAAAAAGCCGGTGGAAAATCTTTTCTCGCTCATTTATATGGATATTTTGCCGATGATCATAAGGAATTCTTAGATTCAATAATATCATTAAATGCACTTGATGGAATAGAATGCTATCATTCTCTTCATTCAGTTGATAGAACAAAAGCTCTCCTTGATTATTGCAAGAACAATAAACTTTATTCTAGTGGCGGAAGTGATTACCATGGCAAACTCAAACCTACAGTTAAACTTGGAGAAAGTATTCAAGGCACAAAAATACCATATGATATCTTAAAACCATGGCTTCCATTAAATCTAATATAA
- a CDS encoding trimeric intracellular cation channel family protein, translating to MKLIERIILFMYDIALLEYLGIFAFATSGAFVAIEEKFDLFGIYILATVTAMGGGVLRDIVTNAGIPAFFSNYKTIPFIILGGTIPIILRGKLKYNTIFVIIDAIGLSAFFVSSGLKAIENGYNLMLFLFAASITGVGGGMLRDIITNRKPEIFKTDVYCVAGIIGSLLLWFLYPITGARIAQHLSLITIFSIRMICYIKKINLPIINLK from the coding sequence GTGAAATTAATAGAAAGGATTATTTTATTTATGTATGATATTGCTCTGCTAGAATATTTAGGCATTTTTGCATTTGCAACATCTGGTGCTTTCGTTGCAATTGAAGAAAAATTTGATTTATTTGGAATATACATTTTAGCTACTGTTACTGCTATGGGAGGTGGTGTTCTTCGCGATATCGTAACTAATGCTGGTATTCCAGCCTTCTTCTCAAATTATAAAACAATTCCCTTTATAATTTTAGGAGGAACTATTCCTATTATCCTTCGTGGTAAATTAAAATATAATACTATTTTCGTAATAATTGATGCTATTGGGCTTTCTGCTTTTTTTGTATCTTCAGGTCTTAAAGCTATTGAAAATGGTTATAACTTAATGTTATTTTTATTTGCTGCAAGCATAACCGGTGTTGGCGGTGGAATGCTTAGAGATATAATTACTAATAGAAAACCTGAAATATTTAAAACTGATGTTTACTGTGTTGCAGGAATCATTGGCTCACTTCTATTATGGTTTTTATATCCTATTACCGGTGCTCGTATTGCCCAGCATTTATCCTTAATCACTATATTTTCAATACGAATGATTTGCTATATTAAAAAAATAAATCTTCCAATTATAAATTTAAAATAG
- a CDS encoding MFS transporter, with the protein MKEFIKNYKSLPKEMYVICFATLINCLGEFVGPFLALYLTQKIGMTTAVSGMIVTLSSVIGIPASILGGKISDMKGRKKIYIYAQSLSAVLLIPCAFTKNPLITIICLLISTFFGGFIRPAYSSMMVDILSNKQRQVGLSLNYLSINAGIAIGPIVAGFLFNNLLPMLFLGDALTSFAAVFLVWKHIEETYTVNSEEKVQNKAEAAEKGNTFQMLWKRPELSIFLGLNIVYSFVYSQHKFSLPMTLNAQFNNEGAKYFGYIMSTNAITVLILTVFIGYITKRNHQLTNMTLTGILYAIGFGMIGYLNSFSFFIISTVIWTCGEILSSISSGVYVANNSPNNYRARLNAITNLGKFLGAALSTSFAGAYIELYGCKTLWFLVFLISIIAAIAMFGLKIFSVRTRRIKSNVVTHVE; encoded by the coding sequence ATGAAAGAATTTATAAAAAATTACAAAAGTCTGCCAAAAGAAATGTATGTTATATGTTTTGCAACACTTATAAATTGTTTGGGGGAATTTGTAGGACCATTTTTGGCATTATATCTTACTCAAAAAATTGGCATGACAACTGCAGTATCTGGAATGATAGTAACACTATCATCTGTTATAGGTATTCCTGCATCAATTTTAGGCGGGAAAATATCTGACATGAAAGGAAGGAAAAAAATATATATTTATGCACAAAGTTTATCTGCAGTATTATTAATTCCTTGTGCATTCACTAAAAATCCATTGATCACTATAATATGTCTACTCATAAGTACATTCTTTGGTGGCTTTATACGTCCGGCATATTCTTCAATGATGGTAGATATACTTTCAAATAAGCAAAGACAAGTTGGCCTTTCGCTGAATTATCTTTCTATAAATGCAGGCATTGCCATAGGGCCTATAGTAGCAGGTTTCCTATTTAATAATCTTTTACCAATGTTATTCTTGGGTGATGCTTTGACTTCTTTTGCAGCAGTATTTTTAGTATGGAAACATATTGAAGAGACATATACAGTAAATAGTGAAGAGAAAGTTCAAAATAAAGCTGAAGCAGCAGAAAAGGGAAATACATTTCAAATGCTTTGGAAAAGGCCAGAATTAAGTATATTTTTAGGCTTAAATATAGTATATAGTTTTGTTTATTCTCAGCATAAATTTTCACTTCCAATGACATTAAATGCACAGTTCAACAATGAAGGAGCAAAATACTTTGGCTATATTATGAGTACAAATGCTATTACAGTTTTAATTTTAACAGTTTTCATAGGTTATATAACAAAGAGGAATCATCAGTTAACCAATATGACTCTTACAGGAATATTGTATGCTATAGGTTTTGGAATGATAGGTTACCTTAATAGTTTTTCGTTTTTTATAATATCAACAGTAATATGGACCTGTGGAGAGATTTTAAGCTCTATAAGCTCGGGAGTCTATGTAGCAAATAATAGCCCGAATAATTATAGAGCTAGGTTAAATGCCATAACCAATTTAGGAAAATTTTTAGGAGCAGCACTTAGTACTTCTTTTGCAGGAGCATATATAGAATTATATGGCTGCAAAACCTTATGGTTTCTAGTGTTTCTTATTTCAATAATAGCAGCCATAGCAATGTTTGGTCTAAAGATTTTTTCAGTAAGAACCCGAAGAATCAAATCTAATGTAGTAACACATGTTGAGTAA
- a CDS encoding helix-turn-helix transcriptional regulator, with protein sequence MESTLVILGNELEYDFLSAWIKYTRIKNNFSQEALAHGICSVSHLSYFENGKKHLRTEVINALLKKLNIDDFDKFADIGRVRQKFNTMMNDIESYNFESAKTIYNDLLKIESLINHSPYSIEFKIYDLMYKTFVDMIDYNYVKNDLILLDKIYTSLSDELKYLYLLISGDLLYRAHENEQGIERQMRALNFKDTSWINFCLGRAFCFNDNMGRGTYYLEKALDSYEKSGRYLNAVWCHNYLGVCFSYLKMYESSEKHFNAGLMSAKHFDMVKLFWHLYNNLSDLYLLKGDYKKSIKWSKLAMECNYENLACVYNYISACIRLNNLDECKVIFDKYLSEEYKTSKYYDSIYFLYLVVYRFKEDFFYEEVKNKILPYFENIKKKDICKDIKLKLIEYLESKRKYKEANKLYKELMNEHIH encoded by the coding sequence ATGGAATCTACATTAGTAATACTGGGCAATGAGTTGGAATATGATTTTTTGTCTGCCTGGATTAAATACACAAGAATAAAAAATAACTTTAGTCAGGAAGCCTTAGCTCATGGTATATGCTCTGTAAGCCATTTGAGTTATTTTGAAAATGGTAAAAAGCATTTAAGAACAGAGGTAATAAATGCCTTATTAAAGAAGCTTAACATTGATGATTTCGATAAGTTTGCTGATATAGGCCGTGTTAGACAGAAATTCAATACAATGATGAATGACATTGAAAGCTACAACTTTGAAAGTGCAAAGACAATTTACAATGATCTCTTAAAAATAGAGTCTCTTATAAATCACTCTCCCTATAGTATTGAATTTAAAATATATGATCTTATGTACAAAACCTTTGTAGATATGATAGATTACAACTATGTAAAAAATGACTTGATTCTGTTAGATAAAATATATACCTCTTTAAGTGATGAACTTAAATACTTATATCTCCTCATATCTGGTGATTTATTATACAGGGCTCATGAAAATGAGCAAGGTATTGAAAGACAAATGAGAGCATTAAATTTTAAGGATACCTCTTGGATTAATTTTTGTTTAGGCCGAGCCTTTTGTTTTAATGACAATATGGGCAGAGGAACCTACTACCTTGAGAAAGCTTTAGATAGTTATGAGAAAAGCGGGCGATATCTTAATGCAGTATGGTGTCATAATTATCTTGGTGTATGCTTTTCTTATTTAAAAATGTATGAAAGTTCAGAAAAACACTTTAATGCTGGATTAATGTCTGCAAAACATTTTGATATGGTAAAATTGTTTTGGCATCTTTATAATAACTTATCTGATCTTTATTTACTCAAAGGTGATTATAAGAAATCTATTAAATGGAGTAAATTAGCAATGGAATGTAATTATGAAAATCTAGCCTGCGTATATAACTATATTTCAGCTTGTATAAGATTAAATAACTTAGATGAATGTAAAGTGATTTTTGATAAATATCTATCTGAAGAATACAAAACTTCCAAATATTATGATTCAATATACTTTCTTTATTTGGTAGTCTATCGATTTAAAGAAGACTTCTTTTATGAAGAAGTAAAAAATAAAATTTTACCCTATTTCGAAAATATAAAGAAAAAGGATATTTGTAAAGATATTAAGTTAAAATTGATTGAATATCTTGAAAGTAAAAGAAAATATAAGGAAGCTAATAAACTTTATAAAGAGCTTATGAATGAACATATACATTAA